A stretch of DNA from Candidatus Schekmanbacteria bacterium:
TCTATTTTGGAAATATTTAGAAGGTTGTTTATCAAATCACCCAGTCTATCAACCTCATCGATTATACTGTTTAAAAATTCAATCCTCATATCCTTGTCTTCAACTTCATCGTCAAGTATCATCTCTGCTTTTGCTTTGATCGATGTCAATGGTGTCCTTAATTCATGGGAAACACTCGATACAAAATCATTTCTCATCTGATCAGCCATTGCTTGTTGAGTATTATCTATTAAAATCAAAGCTTTACCTAAGGCTTTGTTATTATCATTCCTGACAGTTTCATATACAGCTTTGAAGACTCGCTCATTCTTAAGCCCATTATCAGACAAAAAGATGTCATACTTGATTTCTCTCTTTTCAGAATTTCTTTTTTCCTTTAAAAAATTTACTACTCCATCATATTTTTCCAATACATCGACAATATTCTTGCCGCAGTTATCCTTTCTCGAAATACGAAAAAGGCTCTCAGCATAACTGTTGATATAGAGAATATTTCCTGACAAATTCGTTACAATCAAGGCTTCAGGCAGACAATCGAGGACAGACTGAAGTTTTTTCCTCTCATATTTCATCAAAGTTAAAGCCGTTTCAAGCTCCTTTTTATCCCCTACAAGCTTAGTTTTTGTTTCGTTGAAAGTTGATAGAGCTTCATTAATGCGCTCAACGAGAATGTCTATTTCCTCACCACTGGAGGTATTGGCAGTAGAGGTAACCCGATTTTCAAAAGAATTAACTTTTTTTAAGTTATTATGTAAATTCTTTATTGGCTTGATTATATTTTGAAAGAAATAATATTGAATAAATGAAAGTGCTGAAACGAGCAAAAGCACTAAAACAATATCCTTGAGATATACAATTCGCTCATTGTCCTTGTAGGCATTAAATGTCATTACAATTAATGTAATCAATGTAATTACAAGTAAAGAAAGAATAATAATCTTCCCCCTTTTTCCCATATAGGAAAATAATGGAATCTCCTTCAAAGTCTTGGCTTCATTCTGCATATATCCGCACCATTTATAGTTGGAAAAAGATGATTTCTATTTCGTCACAATCAGGGAAGGTATTAATTTTTTATCTTAAAAAATTTTACTCATCGAAGAATTCAAAGAACTATTTTCTGCCAAAGAA
This window harbors:
- a CDS encoding PAS domain-containing protein, which translates into the protein MQNEAKTLKEIPLFSYMGKRGKIIILSLLVITLITLIVMTFNAYKDNERIVYLKDIVLVLLLVSALSFIQYYFFQNIIKPIKNLHNNLKKVNSFENRVTSTANTSSGEEIDILVERINEALSTFNETKTKLVGDKKELETALTLMKYERKKLQSVLDCLPEALIVTNLSGNILYINSYAESLFRISRKDNCGKNIVDVLEKYDGVVNFLKEKRNSEKREIKYDIFLSDNGLKNERVFKAVYETVRNDNNKALGKALILIDNTQQAMADQMRNDFVSSVSHELRTPLTSIKAKAEMILDDEVEDKDMRIEFLNSIIDEVDRLGDLINNLLNISKIEVGSTVIEKSQVKLKKLLEDAYLMIEPQAAKKGIKLYKDIPEKLSASVELDKRLIQMAINNIAGNAIKYTQRGGSIFIEGEENENNVVITIRDTGIGIAEEDLPHIFEKFYRSNRKEVRACTGHGLGLSVVKQIVYLHGGEIFVESKIGEGSSFKITLPKVRGESFIKRKKI